In Dermacentor variabilis isolate Ectoservices chromosome 10, ASM5094787v1, whole genome shotgun sequence, the genomic window gttgaacataatcaaactttcTACAACTGGTACGCAGGTGTCTGCTGAAATCATAGTACCCAAACCTGGAAGGCCGACGGAAGGAGAACTCTTTGTGAACCTTGAACTGTCACCGATGGCAGCGCCACACTTTGAAGCAGGTCGACTTGGGGACTATGGTGTTGAGGTTTCTCGCCTTTTGGAGCGCTGCATTCGTGACTCTCACTGCATTGATCTCGAGTCTCTGTGTGTGGTGTCTGGTGAGAAGGTGTGGGCACTTCGAGTCGATGCGCAAGTGTTAAACCATCAGGGTAACATTGTTGAATGTGCTGGCATAGCAACGATCGGTGCGCTCATGCACTTTCGTAGGCCTGATGTAACTGTCATTGGGACAGAAGTGACTGTCCACAACCCAAGAGATCGTGAACCAGTTCCTCTGCACCTACACCACTATCCTTTCCTTGTGTGCTTTGCCTTCTATGACGACGGAAAGACTGTGCTCATTGACCCTACTGATCTGGAAGAACGGATTGCTGAGGGACTTTTGTTTATCGCTGCAAATGCCCATGAAGAGATCTGTTTGTTGCATCAGCACGGTTGCACTGTTTGCAGGGATTTGGTGTTGCTCTGTTCCAGACTGGCCTCGGTGCGCGCCAAGACACTCGCTGAGAAGATTAAAGCTGAAATTGCCAAGGATGATGAAGGTAGGATGAAGAACAGAAGGGTTGGTTTTGCTGCTGCCCTTGAAGTTGATGAGGATGAACATCTGACAACTATGTTGGAGCCAGAAAGCATCGAAATTGACGACATGGAGCTACAGAAACCCCCTACACCCCTTACTGAAAGATCAATCACAGCAGTCAACACACCGGAGGTTGTATCCAAAGCCAAGGTGTTCTTGGAAGGCTTAGGGACGGCGGTGATTGGAAAAGGTGGTCCTAGTAAATGGGGTGTCATGGAGCATTCAGACAATGCAGGCAAAAATGCAGGAAAAGGTAGCAGAAAGAGGAGAGGGCCTTCGCTACAAATGGCAGAAGACAGAAGCGACAGCAGCGAAGAGGAAGAGGTTATTGTACTTCAACCTGAAGACACCAATGCGAATACAAGGGCTGCACAACAAATGGAAAGCACTGCCGAGGATGATGAAGGTGGTTCATCTCGTGGGTGGTATCCAAGGACTCCATTTTGAATGCCAGgtgcgtgtgtgtctgtatgCTTGTGCCATACTATAGGTCTTATTCTTAGTGGCAGCAAAATGTCGGGGTAAGGTTTTTATGATGTCATTGTGTGTATGGCTGTTTTAAGCATGGACAGAAAATTGACCGTAGGTTTTTAAGCAGCACATACTAATAAAATTAAGGATTCACTTAGATTGTGATGTTGGATCAGAACATCTTGTGTCCCATTGTTGCCTCCAGAACCTAAGCTAGGTAATCTGCTTGCCACTTAGATAGTGGTAGAGTTAAGTCAACAGGTGGCAGTTTAGGTTATGAaaatttttatatatttgttAATATGCTCTCTGCAAACCATTATCGGCATTTGTGAACATGGAATGATGGGAGATGTTGCATAGCAATGCGTGTGCATTGACATTTGGTTGTGGAACCTGAAAGGCACTTGGAATTGCTCATGTTTGAAAACAATAAAATGTGTCATGCCCCGAGGTCCTGGGTCTTGTGTGGAAAAGGGCTTCTTCCATTTAGCTGCGGCATGAATGCAGATTATTTTGTTGCTCATCAAATGCATGGTGCTCAGAGTTGCAGAATGATTTCTATTGCTGTTGTGCACAGCAGTCCCAACCAGGCCATATGAATGGATGCTTGTAGGGCTGACTCATATGCTCGAGTCATTGTAGTCAATCATGTTCAGGCAAGTTTAAAAAAAGTCCTTGTTTAGTCACAccagcatttggtttaattggCAATGTTTCATAATTGATGCAGCATGTCTAAGAGAAGAAAGGGAAGTGATCCACTACTTCACTCACAGACTAAAAAAGATTATCTGAAAGTCTACATTTATACACATAGCAATAAACAAATATATACCAGTACGGTGATTCCACTTATGAAGAAAAGAACTAAGCAAGAATCCAATCAGGTTGCCACACTATACTCTTGAACCAGAAAAACGTTTACATTTTCCTAGCAAAGCAAATGGCTGATGTGTGTGTCACTTGTGAAGCGCTTCAATTACTTCTCTGGTGAGTTGGTTGCTAATGCTTACATAACAATGAGTTAAGTTGAGACGGCAGTGGTGGATCGACCTTCTGTTTTGTCTCATCTTGCATGTGGTTCTGTGATCAAGGATAAATAACGCTTGTAATCTGTGATAAAATATTTTGTGCCCACGAAGGTAGATGTGCACAGAATACTTCAAAGTTTACTAGAAAATAGCACTAATGCCAATGTGCCCAAAGTCATCGTTGTGGTGGTTGCTAGCTGATGAAGTGAAAGAAGCCTGTTACTATTGCACTTTCAACATTATGTTGTGTGCCCTATTGCTACATGCACAGATCTCTCAACATATCACTgagctttttttaattatttttctacAATATGCTCACTGATTAGTTGAGTCATGGTATAATGCCTGGTTCAGGTCACTATAATGCATCACCCCTCCTCACAATGGCGTGCttgtgatttctttttcttttgatgttgtgatttcttctttttctaatatctccctttttatgtgtgtgtgctgCCCAAATCACAAGATTGTTTTAAGTCGTTTCCAGATGGCTTTCATGTGACGTCTTATCAGTGAACTGCTTGTGGCCTGAACCGGGCTTTCGACCGTACTGTTGGAGATAAGCCAAAGATAATTAGATTACACCAATGTGCAGCTTCTCAAGTTTGCTATAGTTGAAACCACGATGACGCCGTTGCAAGCAATCAGAGTTGTGAAAATGCGACACTTGTTTGAAACGTTTTCTTGTGTATGTGGACCTGGTGACTTTTGCTTCTAGTTTATATATAATGTCAGGGAATGCCCTGACATTATATATAAATTGGAAGGTACATGAGGCGCATGCATGCATGTGCGTCATGCTTTGCTTTGAGAAACAATGCCTAAGTGGCAATaaaaaatatcgcagttcaggCACACTTTTGAAATTGTGTCACAGTTTTATTGCATTGTTTCCCCCTACTGTGATTGTTTTAAATAGTCATGGTAAATAATGTGGTAATTTGAACTACGATGTGCTGGTAATTTTCATTCGCCGAGTCAGAACGACTACCTCCTGTCGGTTCCTCCAAAGCctgaaatgaagaaacaagaaaaagattaCATATGTGTTCCGGTTGTTTCAAGCGTTCTGATATGTACAGTCTCAAGGAATACTAGGTATGTTAATGTCAATTACACTTGCTTGCCATTGCATTCTTTGGAATGTTGCAAAAATAGATAAAATCGGGCAAGGGCTCCTCTGCAACGACTATCCAAATGTGCAAATAGCCAAAATGCGTGATGTAAGGAATGTGCCACAGCCAGGCTCCTCTGTCGAGTTTCCCTGAGGACATGCTGCGCCCCACCGTGAAGTCTGTGCATGCTGTCAAGCTTCCCTGAGGACATGCATGCCCAGTGGCATGTACAcagggacccaagttggcatgaaagaggtttaTTGGATAGTGGCACATACTCGGTGGCACGCACAGATGCGAATGGCGATTGGCTCTTATATTTTATGAAATAGGTGGATAGATTATCCGGAAAGAAAACTGGTCCAAGTATGCCAAGAATACTATTCGCATTAATAATAACTAATGGAAGCTCGAGATGTTCACTGCGCTTCCGAGCGTGGTCCTACACAATGGCTTTGCATGCTGATACGGTGAGATGAAACATGCTCAGTCTGAAATCATTTCGCAAAAGTCTTTGGAAATTAAGTCTATTGTTCTTGCTGTTTAGGGCGCTACTTTGCATCACAATCTCCTGTGCGTTATCTTTACCACAGTAACTTCCGATCATGAAAACGCGCTAAGCTGATGATGCATGGATGAACAAGCTTCATGTGAAGGTTAATTTCGTGGTGTAAATGTGTGACGTCATATTTTGTTGCATTTTATTTTGCTACTTTTGTGCATGAAAGTCTAAAAAGATGGACCAATTTGGCACTTTACTGTAACTTGGCAAGGCTCTATTTTGGTAATTAACAATTAACTAGCTTCAGAAAGATTGTGCTGCAATTAGTGATGTCATGGTGTGCAGCTTCTGAAATAAGTGTCATTGCCAGCTGTCTTCCCTGTTTATGTTGTTTAGTTCCTATTGTTTCACAAGCCTAGATTTCTTCACTATCTTAAAATTTAGCCACTGCCTCAGCTCAGagctccaagaccaactttgggccgtccagcgagccatggAGGCCGCATGGGAGCAGCAGTTCCCAggggccatctaggcggccccaggcctgGGCCTCCctatcgccggattccaaataaagttatcatgcTCTGTTTATGCTTCATATAAATTTTATTAGGTATAACAAATATTAAAACTACACAATAGTGCTTAGATCTATATTGTTATCGGCTAATGCCATTGGGAAATATACGCACAACGCAACGGCAGAGCAGTTTGAAAATGACagcaagaataagaaaaaaagccTACTTTACTCAATATAACTACCCACTGCTCCAGCATAAGCATACAACTAAGACAGCAATATGCGCAGATATACAAATAACGAAAGCGTGAAGATATTGAAAGCAGCATTTTTTGTACAGACAACGTGAAATTCTTTGACATTTTGATTAGGTGGGTTACAACTGAATGTTTTGTTCAAGATGACCTAAGTTAATATTTTTCTTTGGCGTCTTTTCAaacactcttaagaggaagctttagctcaagtgctcctatctaaatacatgtaaaaggagaattcgtttttctcggcaaccactgcaccaaatttgacgaggtttgttgcatttaaaagacaaacttaaaatctagtgactgttggtttcgaatttttgagttacattgtcaattctttattaaaaattggcaaaaatcggaaattttcaaaaacgaaactatcaagttaacaactctgtaacttaaccactaaaaatgataatacaattttgtgaattgcatctaatagtacatctaaagcggacaaaattgatatgttacacatgaatataaaaaaaaaattaatcataaagaaatacaacttttgcaaaaccgttgtaaccaacgtaacaaattcacgtaagatgtaaaatgacatattgaatttgtccgctttgaatgatctaatggacgccgtttacagaaccgcgatatcggttcttgatgcagagctatgaatttataaacttcgtgcttctatttttttcaaacggtcaaatatttgaaaatcgttttaagaaaattcaagccctaaatcgaaattccgcttccaacagtcactagaatttaactttctctttcaaatgcgacaaatttcatcaaaatcggtccaggggttatctcataaaaacgtttttgcgttttacatgtatttgaataggccgcgtcggagttgggcccgagctaaagcttcctcttaaggtgatCTCATGTTATCATTGTAGCTTTTCTAGTTAAAAGTACGCAATAGGCTTAAAACATTGCTGTGGAACTTGTCTGTCGATCTTGTGTACATATATTCCAACTTAATCCTCCTTTTCTCCACTTGCCAGGCTCCTGTGCTTCATCTATTAAAAGGTTCATACTGCTTCAATCATAAATTACATATGCTAATTGTGAAACAAAATACATTCACTCTTGCACAACTTCATCCGTAATATATGTCTATATATGGTATATGTCCCTTACCAGCAGATGTAATCACATCGCTCAACACGTTACCAACAtctgtaaagtaaaaaaaaaaaaactttcaaatATTTCCCTACAAAACTTTCTGTGACCTTACCAGTAGCTGTGTAATCGCCACTCGTACAATCGATTCCAAAGAACGACGTCGGCTCAAAAGCTCTTTCAACGGGAGCAGCATGCACTGTCCTTTCGCCTGTGTCGCTGAAAGCATTGCCAATACGTTAGGAGTGAGTAGTGTTATTCATCGAAGATGGCAAATTAACATAATTTTCACGACTCGCACTTTTCTAAATGTTGTAATGCATTACATAAGGAGTAGAAGTTGTATCTCACAGCTAAGCTGATTAGCATAAAATTTCTTCACTTTGAATAAAGAAGTCATTTTAATTATTGACTGCCACAAAAATTTCATTTTGCGTTACACGAGTTGAAAAACGAGGAAGAAGTCACAGTCACGACAGGCAAACCATTGATCATGGTCGCAGATTATTAgaaagctatacgaagtaaggttagtcatTTTGTCAGCAGTGTAAACCGCTGTGAACAATCGCTTACTGAATTAACAAATACGAACACAGCCCActcgaccgcggacactcgctgtcggaaAGCTGGTGTGATGAaaagcggcagcagtggcgagcgaatTGCTCTTcgagctgcctctcgcttcaatgcgaactggGCACGCGAgaacacgaagccatcagctatacCTGGTCGGCTAGCCTTTGAACCCATCGCAGGTTTCCTCCAAGATAGGAGGCGCGCTCAGCTGCCGCAGCTGCAGGTCTAACctgtaccccctcccccccccccccaatgcacgCGTGAGAAGACAGCGCGCATCATCCCCGCATTCTTCCCTtgcgagtgcaaaaaaaaaaacaccgctgTATCAAGCCACCATCCATGTTGGCTAAACCCTTGCGAGCTTCAGCGCGCACctacaacatacggcgcgcggaCGCGATGTtaccgcacttggactttatacggaacgccATGGCGACACGGACGACAACGGTAGAAATTCGCCTGCAGTGTCATATATTGCTGTCGCAAAAAACAATTAGGACTCCAAAATTTCAGAGATGCTGAGAACAAATTTACAAATTTTACTCTACAATTTCTGCAATTTACTGAGCGGCACCTGATAGTGTGTTTAAAGCAGGCATAAACATGTTAAAGAACAGCTTGCCTTATATTCGTTATGTCGTTTGCGTGACTTTCGTACAAGTCGTATTCGCAAAGAGCGACATATTGATGAGCAACCTACAACATGCTAATTTTATCAGCTTTAGACGCTCGTTGAGGTTGCAGAATTTTCaaggaagctttctttttattttattttagcgTTGATGTGCCGGTTTCTAAGAGATGCAAAAATTGTCGTTTtgtggaacaacaacaacaaaaatgtggTCGTATAACAACACCTTTGCATGCTTCAGCTTATGTACGTGTTAATAGGCAAGCAGAGTGCATTCATTAAAAATACACTTTTGTTTCCACGAATATCGGTAAGCTGCCATTCACAACTAAACAGTGCTCGCTAGAGGCACTAAGAACCATTTTGATTCGTGGGAAGATTTCCTTCTTGTATCCGGGTAGTATGCTAATACTTTGCCTAGGTAAACATTCTTTTAACTGTTTCTAGAGGCAATTGCTACCAATGACGAAATTCTGTTCCCTCGCCAGGCGAAATGTCAAGGACCTCACGACAAGCGACGGACTGGAAAATAGACGAAACATTAAGAGACATTAAGATAACAAAGCATATGCATGCAGGTACAAAATTTTCTAGTTATGATAAACAGAAAGAAGCAGAGTTGCTCAGATCATGTATAGTGTGTACAGGAGCGAATCGGTTGTCTATTAGTATTACATAATTGGTGCCAAAGGAAGGAAAACACAATCGAGGAAAGCAGAGGTAGTTCTGTGGGAACAAGAAATTTACAGGATTAATTAAGATGGAATTTACTGACGCTGGACATGACAGGTCATGTCACAACATGGGACGCTGTGAAGCATTGTTTCTTTAAATTCCAAATGGAGCATTCGGAGCAAATGAGCAGTTTGTCTGCATGCCAGAAGTTCTTCAGTTAGTCCAAATAAACTTTACTCAGAAGGGAAAAGTTAGGCTCTCTGAACGTGCTCCTCTGAGTAAGTTCGCGCGTTTTATGTCTACTGTGGGCGCAGGGGCGAAATTCATTGCGCTTTTACTCTAATTTTAGGTTGAGCTGTATATACTAGAGGTTTTAAACTATTGAATATTCGAAAAACAATTGCATTTACAAATTATGACTTTCATTCGAGAACAAAGCGAATATAGGCCATTATTTGATTGTTCATTTAATTCTTTCTAATATTCGCACATCCATGCTATACAAGGTATATTTCATGTTGCGGTAACTGAGGAAGTTCAAGAGACTGTTATGGAAATTGCGACGTAGAATTCTGATTTATGGTAGGTCGAATGACATGTGAAAGGCGAATGCTCGTACTAAAGagaccaacgaaaaaaaaaaggaaaaagaacccTAAGTCCGGTTCTAATTTTACGTGAAGAGCACTTCTCTTATAAAAAGAAGTCAACAGCGGTCGTCATTGGATGAGGTGTGCACGTCTATAGATGGAATGGGAAATGTGCATATGAAATGGTGATATGTGGGCCGCATCTTTTGTAGAACGTACTGTACTGATGCACATAATAAATTTGTTGgtcagttaaaaaaaaatcacagacgattacgatactccccaatgaaaagtttgagcgcagctctacatgtgtttttgatttcgcgatatattggctggcgcggacaaaaTGTCTCgggcggcacgttgcaaacggagagaAGCGTTGCAAAACAAGTGACGCTCAAGCACCACGATAGCGgctagcagagtcggcgatcgtcgcaaatccgatctgcgggtcaagcacgtcggcttttatacatgactcgtcgaaggtgcCGCTGTaatccagaaagtactgcacattTCGCGCCGCttatacaatcagattacaaatactatggcgccatctcgtagtcccGTGCGCCGATCTCCTTTccttctcaccctttcgccacactctcctccactttccacctcgcggtctttcatctcccgctgcgctccgcgttcgctttctcATTTCGCTGTGCGCGTTCGATCGGTTACGCCGAGCCCCGCcggcgctcaacgcaggaacgggttaAACGAAAATAAAGTGCTTCTATCATGCATTTTGGGGAATGGTGCAGTCGCAACGTGGTAATGGGATTTTCTCCACTTACCGGCCCCTATTCCCGAACAGGTAGCCTAGTAGACCGCCCGTAGCCGCACCAGTCCAGAAGCCAGGTCCTTCTGATGTGCTTGCGGGCGTGATTACCGGACCGCACCCTGCCGAGTTGATGCGACAAGACACATACATCGCGAAGTTGCGCATCACGTCTGTGGACAGTATTTGTGTTCCAACTGACAGAACGCATTCCGCATCCTCAGTGACGGATACGAAGGCTACAAGTTGCCGCGAGTCGTTGTACGCTAAAGGTAGTTCtaaaggggagtacggtagcgcgattcaaagacaggacaaaagaagacacaaagggacacacacagcgctatgtgtgtccctttgtgtcttcttttgtcccgtctttgaatcgcgctaccgcactccccttgaagatgcattaccaacaagcccacattgcaaccctcgtgaactgTAGTTCTAAAACCAGGCGCCACCAGATTATGACAGCGTTTACTAGCGCAGACGTCGGCCTACTGACAAAATATCTTTACGAATGAAGATATAGTTCGTCCCCTTGTGAGCCCGAGCTTTCTTGCGGTAGGTCGGCAGCTGAGAATATTCGGCGCGCACCGACTGTCTGCGATCATGAAACAAACtcttgacatttttttttgcagatttcaAACAAACGCACTCATCGCGTCGAGAATGCCGTGACCATAATTTATGGGGAACGCGGCAGCGCTGCGCGTCGCGCCGCCGCCACGAACTCGAAGAACAATTCCACGTGCTCCTCTACTGGCTTTTCAGACGCTTTCTTCGCGCGTCGTGACGTCAACAGGGTGCTCCAGATGACGTCATCAGGGGTAGAAGCTGTCGATTGGGCGGTCGTCGAGGAACGAGAGCGCCAACATGGAGAGAGCCGACTGTGTGTTCGGAAAACGGAGATTGGCTCGCCCATAGTAGTGTGTCTGGCCACCCTGCCCTTAGGGGGACACTAAACTTTTTATGGAGCTTCTATTCAGCTTCACGCGCAGGACAATCAGGGGCGGATAATGGAGGAGGCTTTCTTTAGGAGTGCGGACGCAATCTGTAGCCTTCGCTGGCACTGCGTAGAGTTGGTGAGCGTATGTGGTAAGGGGGAGAGAGAGCGCGGGTGGGGAGGGCAACGAAAGAGAGCGAGAAACAGCGTTGGGTCGCGTACTCGTTTATTAGACCTGTAACCTTGCTGTTACTGCACCATTTCAAAAATGCTATTGCCGCCATATGTTCATGGTAGACTGGTACGTACGTAACTAAATTCGAGCTCAGTTTGAGCTCAGTTTGGCCGCCTGCGCAACAGTAATCTCTACCgagaaacgtatgcggggagcgctacgtgcttcgcattgctattACGAGCGCCTTATAATTAATTTtgtggttcggatgctttttcttatagcgaagttatatatggctagccgattcgaccgtccgtctgtcgcctgtacgccgaaaactccggcGCAAaccgcatgcgcaaaaaaaaaaaaaaagcggcgtgcGATTGGCTGCGCCGGTAGTGACGTAGTTGCATTTcgttgcagccgagcgcgcgcgcaaccgtttctctccggctccgaaatggttaGGGCACTCGTGAGGAGCGGGCAGATTTTagtcagcaacgccgcgagcagaatcatgaacgagctcgtctacgccgtgccgatggtgCAGCCCGGGCAACAGGCTCATGCAGcctggtaacaataaaattcaaacagcgctaaacgacaggaccagaatgaggaggatacaaacacggcgctgaacttacaactgatttatttgaagtaagaagtcaacatttatacgtacaaaactgggcacgcatgcgcccggtcatacatcg contains:
- the Rrp45 gene encoding exosome complex component Rrp45 yields the protein MLSNVDLLSNCERDFIKTAVSEDKRVDRRTSKESRNVRVSFGLDRGCCVASLGDTKVLVQVSAEIIVPKPGRPTEGELFVNLELSPMAAPHFEAGRLGDYGVEVSRLLERCIRDSHCIDLESLCVVSGEKVWALRVDAQVLNHQGNIVECAGIATIGALMHFRRPDVTVIGTEVTVHNPRDREPVPLHLHHYPFLVCFAFYDDGKTVLIDPTDLEERIAEGLLFIAANAHEEICLLHQHGCTVCRDLVLLCSRLASVRAKTLAEKIKAEIAKDDEGRMKNRRVGFAAALEVDEDEHLTTMLEPESIEIDDMELQKPPTPLTERSITAVNTPEVVSKAKVFLEGLGTAVIGKGGPSKWGVMEHSDNAGKNAGKGSRKRRGPSLQMAEDRSDSSEEEEVIVLQPEDTNANTRAAQQMESTAEDDEGGSSRGWYPRTPF